A genomic region of Trifolium pratense cultivar HEN17-A07 linkage group LG3, ARS_RC_1.1, whole genome shotgun sequence contains the following coding sequences:
- the LOC123917200 gene encoding serine/threonine-protein phosphatase 5 isoform X1 has product MATEEHNVAKAEEFKVLANEAFKDRKFSHAIDLYTQAIELNGQSAVYFANRAFAHLRLEEYGSAILDATKAIEVDPRYSKGYYRRGAAHLGLGKFKEALKDFQQVKKMCPNDPDATKKLKECEKAVMKLKFEEAISVPGSVKRPIAESIDFRSIGKGRNSSVPTEVAIAAVTVAVMAVVVMFGRTSKTIVVATIVVVLLLVLVAFWWSGSNTDVEPQYSGARIEGDVITLDFVKQMMDDFKKQKCLHKRYAFQIVLQTKEMLQALPSLVDITVPHGKHFTVCGDVHGQFYDLLNIFELNGLPSEENPYLFNGDFVDRGSFSLEVILTLFAFKCMSPSAIYLARGNHESKSMNKIYGFEGEVRSKLNETFVELFAEVFCCLPLAHVINDKVFIVHGGLFSVDGVKLSEIRSINRFCEPPEEGLMCELLWSDPQPLPGRGPSKRGVGLSFGGDVTKRFLKDNNLDLVVRSHEVKDEGYEIEHDGKLITVFSAPNYCDQMGNKGAFIRFEAPDLKPNIITFAAVPHPDVKPMAYANNFLRMFS; this is encoded by the exons ATGGCAACTGAAGAGCATAATGTCGCAAAGGCCGAGGAATTTAAAGTCCTTGCTAACGAAGCATtcaaag ATCGGAAATTTTCCCATGCTATTGATCTATATACACAAGCAATTGAGCTAAACGGTCAAAGTGCAGTTTACTTTGCTAATCGTGCCTTTGCCCATCTTCGGCTTGAGGAATATGGTAGTGCAATACTAGATGCTACAAAGGCTATCGAAGTTGATCCTAGATATTCAAAG GGTTATTACAGGCGAGGTGCTGCTCATCTTGGGCTGGGAAAATTCAAGGAAGCACTGAAAGATTTTCAGCAG GTCAAGAAAATGTGTCCAAATGACCCTGATGCAACAAAGAAGTTGAAGGAATGTGAAAAAGCGGTTATGAAACTGAAATTTGAAGAAGCAATTTCTGTACCAGGATCTGTAAAGCGTCCAATAGCTGAATCCATTGATTTCCGTTCAATAG GAAAGGGTCGCAATTCTTCGGTGCCAACCGAAGTTGCCATAGCAGCAGTGACAGTAGCAGTTATGGCAGTGGTGGTCATGTTTGGCAGGACATCAAAGACCATAGTAGTAGCTACAATTGTGGTTGTTTTGCTGTTGGTCCTTGTGGCGTTTTGGTGGAGTGGCTCCAATACTG ATGTCGAGCCACAGTATTCAGGAGCAAGAATAGAAGGGGATGTTATTACTTTGGATTTTGTAAAGCAAATGATGGATGATTTCAAGAAACAGAAGTGCTTGCATAAACG GTACGCATTCCAGATTGTGTTGCAAACCAAAGAGATGTTGCAAGCTTTGCCTTCTCTTGTCGACATAACCGTTCCTCATGGAAAACATTTTACTGTTTGTGGTGATGTGCATGGTCAG TTTTATGATCTTTTGAATATTTTTGAGCTCAATGGGCTTCCTTCAGAAGAAAATCCGTATCTATTTAATGGCGACTTTGTGGATAGAGGATCGTTTTCTTTGGAAGTCATCCTCACTTTGTTTGCATTTAAGTGCATGTCTCCATCTG CCATATATCTAGCTAGAGGAAATCATGAGAGCAAGAGCATGAACAAGATATATGGTTTTGAGGGTGAGGTGCGCTCAAAGTTGAATGAAACATTTGTCGAACTATTTGCGGAAGTGTTCTGCTGTTTACCTTTGGCTCATGTGATAAATGATAAAGTTTTCATAGTCCATGGAGGTCTTTTTAGTGTTGATGGTGTCAAACTCTCTGAAATCCGATCAATTAATCGGTTTTGTGAGCCTCCGGAGGAAG GGTTGATGTGCGAGTTGTTATGGAGTGATCCACAACCTCTCCCTGGAAGAGGCCCAAGCAAGCGTGGTGTAGGCCTTTCTTTCGGTGGGGATGTTACAAAAAGGTTCTTGAAGGATAATAATTTAG ATTTAGTTGTGCGATCTCATGAAGTAAAGGACGAGGGTTATGAGATTGAACATGACGGTAAACTCATAACTGTATTTTCTGCTCCAAATTACTGTGATCAG ATGGGTAACAAAGGAGCCTTTATTCGATTTGAAGCGCCTGATTTGAAACCTAATATTATTACATTCGCAGCAGTG CCACACCCTGATGTTAAGCCAAtggcttatgcaaacaacttccTCAGGATGTTCTCATAA
- the LOC123917200 gene encoding serine/threonine-protein phosphatase 5 isoform X2 — protein MATEEHNVAKAEEFKVLANEAFKDRKFSHAIDLYTQAIELNGQSAVYFANRAFAHLRLEEYGSAILDATKAIEVDPRYSKGYYRRGAAHLGLGKFKEALKDFQQVKKMCPNDPDATKKLKECEKAVMKLKFEEAISVPGSVKRPIAESIDFRSIDVEPQYSGARIEGDVITLDFVKQMMDDFKKQKCLHKRYAFQIVLQTKEMLQALPSLVDITVPHGKHFTVCGDVHGQFYDLLNIFELNGLPSEENPYLFNGDFVDRGSFSLEVILTLFAFKCMSPSAIYLARGNHESKSMNKIYGFEGEVRSKLNETFVELFAEVFCCLPLAHVINDKVFIVHGGLFSVDGVKLSEIRSINRFCEPPEEGLMCELLWSDPQPLPGRGPSKRGVGLSFGGDVTKRFLKDNNLDLVVRSHEVKDEGYEIEHDGKLITVFSAPNYCDQMGNKGAFIRFEAPDLKPNIITFAAVPHPDVKPMAYANNFLRMFS, from the exons ATGGCAACTGAAGAGCATAATGTCGCAAAGGCCGAGGAATTTAAAGTCCTTGCTAACGAAGCATtcaaag ATCGGAAATTTTCCCATGCTATTGATCTATATACACAAGCAATTGAGCTAAACGGTCAAAGTGCAGTTTACTTTGCTAATCGTGCCTTTGCCCATCTTCGGCTTGAGGAATATGGTAGTGCAATACTAGATGCTACAAAGGCTATCGAAGTTGATCCTAGATATTCAAAG GGTTATTACAGGCGAGGTGCTGCTCATCTTGGGCTGGGAAAATTCAAGGAAGCACTGAAAGATTTTCAGCAG GTCAAGAAAATGTGTCCAAATGACCCTGATGCAACAAAGAAGTTGAAGGAATGTGAAAAAGCGGTTATGAAACTGAAATTTGAAGAAGCAATTTCTGTACCAGGATCTGTAAAGCGTCCAATAGCTGAATCCATTGATTTCCGTTCAATAG ATGTCGAGCCACAGTATTCAGGAGCAAGAATAGAAGGGGATGTTATTACTTTGGATTTTGTAAAGCAAATGATGGATGATTTCAAGAAACAGAAGTGCTTGCATAAACG GTACGCATTCCAGATTGTGTTGCAAACCAAAGAGATGTTGCAAGCTTTGCCTTCTCTTGTCGACATAACCGTTCCTCATGGAAAACATTTTACTGTTTGTGGTGATGTGCATGGTCAG TTTTATGATCTTTTGAATATTTTTGAGCTCAATGGGCTTCCTTCAGAAGAAAATCCGTATCTATTTAATGGCGACTTTGTGGATAGAGGATCGTTTTCTTTGGAAGTCATCCTCACTTTGTTTGCATTTAAGTGCATGTCTCCATCTG CCATATATCTAGCTAGAGGAAATCATGAGAGCAAGAGCATGAACAAGATATATGGTTTTGAGGGTGAGGTGCGCTCAAAGTTGAATGAAACATTTGTCGAACTATTTGCGGAAGTGTTCTGCTGTTTACCTTTGGCTCATGTGATAAATGATAAAGTTTTCATAGTCCATGGAGGTCTTTTTAGTGTTGATGGTGTCAAACTCTCTGAAATCCGATCAATTAATCGGTTTTGTGAGCCTCCGGAGGAAG GGTTGATGTGCGAGTTGTTATGGAGTGATCCACAACCTCTCCCTGGAAGAGGCCCAAGCAAGCGTGGTGTAGGCCTTTCTTTCGGTGGGGATGTTACAAAAAGGTTCTTGAAGGATAATAATTTAG ATTTAGTTGTGCGATCTCATGAAGTAAAGGACGAGGGTTATGAGATTGAACATGACGGTAAACTCATAACTGTATTTTCTGCTCCAAATTACTGTGATCAG ATGGGTAACAAAGGAGCCTTTATTCGATTTGAAGCGCCTGATTTGAAACCTAATATTATTACATTCGCAGCAGTG CCACACCCTGATGTTAAGCCAAtggcttatgcaaacaacttccTCAGGATGTTCTCATAA